AGTGGGTGGAAGCAAACACGGCCTCTGGGAAGGAGGTGAGAGAGAAGGGGAGTTCCTTGTCCTGCTCAATGGGGCAGGGAGCCAGGAGATGGATGGACGACTCACCCCGCCCTCCCTGAAAGGACACTGTCGGGGCCGTCGGCGGTACCGGAACAGAAAGCACACAGTCTCTTTAATCCTGAAGTTGAGCGGGATGGTGGTGGAGTTCTAAAGAAGCAGAAGAGTCACGGTCATGTCCCTTTTACACAGGAGAGAACAAAGTCAGGGAGGAGAGATCACAGTTCCAAGCTGGAAAGGACTTGCCCGGGGTCTGCACTTCCCACCTAAGGGAGGCGGCTGCTCCAAACCGCCGCAGCAGAGACTGAAGGCATGCAGGACTTCTGGGAACCAGCGGAGGCCACCACTTCATGGTGAACCACCTTGAGGGGCTGCCTCCTGTCTTTGCACCTCAATCTCCTCTTCTGTGCCAAAGGAGCTAGAATACTTGCCTCCCACACTTAACTGCCAGGAGAGAGGTAAggaagtgggaagggggaccCTGGAAGGCTCTGGTGAGGTGCTGGTGGGACCAGTCGGCTCCTGTCCATCCTTTGAAACAGCTCTGCTTACTCCCTCAAGTCCAGGGCCTGCGTGCAGAATGGACTCCCAGACCCCACATTCCAGCCTTGGGCAAATCCCGGAATTGATCAGCTAGCCAGCTGCCAGGCTGGAGAGAGATTGCAGTCTCTGTTTTACCTTCTGAATTGAGAAACATTATAGTAATAGCAGCATCTACTGTTAATCAAGCACTTTGTGCCTGTGTGGGGCACTCGCTCCTGCCTACTGGCCTCACGGGCTGCTGTGAGGTAGACAGTACCCGCTCCCCGGGCTTGGGCCCTGACACTCACCAAGTCAGGTGGCGGCGGGGTGCTTTCCAGCAGGCCAAAGATGCGCTGACCTCGCCGCCCCTGATTGAAGAACTTCAGGGCCTGGGTGACAATCTCGTCATAGCTCAGACTGCGCTGGGCCACGCAGGCCACAGCCGCCAAACCTGCCACAAGCACCAGGGCCTTCCAAGTCCCTGCCATTGTCCCTTCTCAGATCCTCTGCCACTTGCAGCCCCTTTTAGGTGGTAAACACGCAGCCTTGCCCAAGGCCTGCTGGCGACATGCAGGGGCTGAGGCCTTCCTGAAAGGGGCCTGT
This DNA window, taken from Odocoileus virginianus isolate 20LAN1187 ecotype Illinois unplaced genomic scaffold, Ovbor_1.2 Unplaced_Contig_2, whole genome shotgun sequence, encodes the following:
- the LOC110152344 gene encoding 15 kDa protein B-like isoform X2 produces the protein MAGTWKALVLVAGLAAVACVAQRSLSYDEIVTQALKFFNQGRRGQRIFGLLESTPPPPDLNSTTIPLNFRIKETVCFLFRYRRRPRQCPFREGGEERNCTGAFFMLRQLRLLSLNCVPDGELNQEPRRVRRSAGSSGEDPPELDSSSLPPVVREMYERAKYDIISNILRNF